One region of Streptomyces capillispiralis genomic DNA includes:
- the nagB gene encoding glucosamine-6-phosphate deaminase, with product MEVVIVADAQAGGELIAGALAQLLRRKPDALLGVATGSTPLPVYQALAARVRSGDTDASRARIAQLDEYVGLPADHPESYRSVLRREVLEPLGIGMDAFMGPDGTAEDVQGACEAYDRRLAEAGGVDLQLLGIGTDGHIGFNEPCSSLASRTRIKTLTQQTRVDNARFFDGDIDQVPHHVITQGIGTILEARHLVLLATGEGKADAVAATVEGPVAAVCPASALQLHPHATVVVDEAAASKLKLADYFRHTYANKPEWQGI from the coding sequence CGTTGCGGACGCCCAGGCGGGCGGCGAGCTCATCGCCGGGGCCTTGGCGCAGTTGCTGCGGCGCAAGCCCGACGCCCTGCTGGGCGTGGCCACCGGCTCCACGCCGCTGCCCGTCTACCAGGCCCTGGCCGCCAGGGTCCGCTCCGGCGACACCGACGCCTCGCGGGCGCGGATCGCCCAGCTCGACGAGTACGTGGGGCTGCCCGCCGACCACCCCGAGTCCTACCGCTCGGTGCTCCGGCGCGAGGTGCTGGAACCGCTCGGCATCGGGATGGACGCCTTCATGGGCCCCGACGGCACCGCCGAGGACGTCCAGGGCGCGTGCGAGGCGTACGACAGGCGGCTGGCGGAGGCCGGCGGCGTGGACCTCCAACTGCTCGGGATCGGCACGGACGGGCACATCGGCTTCAACGAGCCGTGTTCCTCGCTCGCCTCGCGCACCCGGATCAAGACGCTCACCCAGCAGACCCGGGTGGACAACGCCCGCTTCTTCGACGGCGACATCGACCAGGTCCCCCACCACGTCATCACCCAGGGCATCGGCACCATCCTGGAGGCCCGTCACCTGGTGCTGCTGGCCACGGGCGAGGGCAAGGCCGACGCGGTCGCCGCGACCGTCGAAGGACCGGTGGCGGCGGTGTGCCCGGCGTCCGCGCTCCAGCTGCACCCGCACGCCACGGTGGTCGTCGACGAGGCCGCCGCGTCCAAGCTGAAGCTCGCCGACTACTTCCGGCACACCTACGCGAACAAGCCCGAGTGGCAGGGCATCTGA
- a CDS encoding GntR family transcriptional regulator, with product MSTDVSSAENEGGTAVRTARVPKYYRLKKHLLDMTETASPGTPVPPERTLAAEFDTSRTTVRQALQELVVEGRLERIQGKGTFVAKPKVSQALQLTSYTEDMRAQGLEPTSQLLDLGYITADDRLAGLLDITPGGRVLRIERLRMANGEPMAIETTHLSAKRFPALRRSLAKYTSLYTALAEVYDVHLAEAEETIETSLATPREAGLLGTDVGLPMLMLSRHSLDRDGQPVEWVRSVYRGDRYKFVARLKRPQD from the coding sequence ATGAGCACCGACGTCAGCAGTGCGGAGAACGAGGGTGGGACTGCGGTCCGTACGGCGCGCGTGCCCAAGTACTACCGGCTGAAGAAGCACCTGCTCGACATGACCGAGACGGCGTCGCCCGGTACGCCGGTCCCGCCCGAGCGCACCCTGGCGGCGGAGTTCGACACCTCGCGCACCACCGTGCGCCAGGCGCTGCAGGAACTCGTGGTCGAGGGGCGCCTGGAGCGCATCCAGGGCAAGGGCACCTTCGTCGCCAAGCCCAAGGTGTCGCAGGCGTTGCAGCTCACCTCGTACACCGAGGACATGCGCGCCCAGGGGCTGGAGCCCACCTCCCAGCTGCTGGACCTCGGGTACATCACCGCCGACGATCGGCTCGCCGGGCTGCTCGACATCACGCCCGGCGGGCGGGTGCTGCGCATCGAGCGGCTGCGCATGGCCAACGGTGAGCCGATGGCCATCGAGACGACCCATCTGAGCGCCAAGCGCTTCCCGGCGCTGCGCCGCAGCCTGGCGAAGTACACCTCCCTCTACACCGCCCTCGCCGAGGTGTACGACGTCCACCTCGCGGAGGCGGAGGAGACCATCGAGACGTCCCTGGCCACCCCGCGCGAGGCCGGTCTGCTCGGCACCGACGTCGGCCTGCCGATGCTGATGCTGTCCCGGCACTCCCTGGACCGGGACGGACAGCCGGTGGAGTGGGTGCGCTCGGTGTACCGGGGTGACCGGTACAAGTTCGTCGCCCGCCTGAAGCGCCCCCAGGACTGA
- a CDS encoding DUF3311 domain-containing protein — protein sequence MSQAPETRGGPVVTPVRVVIALCLVAPFVAMLWVGSYAKTDPQFIGIPFFYWYQMLWVLISTLLTMVAYKLWQRDQRGRAASKGGAAQ from the coding sequence ATGTCACAAGCCCCAGAAACCAGAGGAGGGCCGGTGGTGACGCCCGTGCGCGTCGTCATCGCCCTCTGTCTCGTCGCACCGTTCGTGGCCATGCTGTGGGTCGGGTCCTACGCGAAGACCGACCCCCAGTTCATCGGCATCCCGTTCTTCTACTGGTACCAGATGCTGTGGGTGCTGATCTCCACCCTGCTGACGATGGTCGCGTACAAGCTCTGGCAGCGTGACCAGCGCGGCCGTGCCGCTTCGAAGGGCGGTGCGGCCCAGTGA
- the mctP gene encoding monocarboxylate uptake permease MctP, with protein sequence MNEGVNGVALAVFIFFFLLVTAMGFLAARWRKAENENSLDEWGLGGRSFGTWVTWFLLGGDLYTAYTFVAVPAAIYAAGAAGFFAVPYTILVYPLIFTFLPRLWSVSHKHGYVTTSDFVRGRFGSKGLSLAVALTGILATMPYIALQLVGIQAVLDVMGVGGGEDTNWFIKDLPLLIAFGVLAAYTYSSGLRAPALIAFVKDTLIYLVIAVAIIYIPIKLGGFDEIFASAREAYSETNPATGAPRGALVPGEAGQWTYATLALGSALALFMYPHSITATLSSRSREVIRRNTTILPLYSLMLGLLALLGFMAIAAGVKVSNGQLAIPQLFENMFPDWFAGVAFAAIGIGALVPAAIMSIAAANLFTRNIYKDFIKPDATPAQETKVSKIVSLLVKVGALVFVLTMDKTVAINFQLLGGIWILQTFPALVGGLFTRWFHRWALIGGWAVGMIYGTVAAYGVASPTQKHFGGSAKEIPGIGEIGYIGLTAFVINVLVTVVLTFVMRAVKAPEGVDETKPQDYTADAGDPGVEVELPPATAGSTH encoded by the coding sequence GTGAACGAGGGCGTCAACGGCGTGGCACTCGCCGTCTTCATCTTCTTCTTCCTGCTGGTCACCGCGATGGGCTTCCTGGCCGCGCGGTGGCGCAAGGCCGAGAACGAGAACAGCCTCGACGAGTGGGGCCTGGGCGGGCGCTCCTTCGGCACCTGGGTCACCTGGTTCCTGCTCGGCGGCGACCTGTACACCGCGTACACCTTCGTGGCCGTCCCGGCGGCGATCTACGCGGCGGGCGCGGCCGGCTTCTTCGCGGTGCCGTACACGATCCTGGTGTACCCGCTGATCTTCACCTTCCTGCCGCGGCTGTGGTCGGTGTCGCACAAGCACGGCTATGTGACGACGTCCGACTTCGTGCGCGGCCGGTTCGGCTCCAAGGGGCTGTCGCTGGCGGTCGCGCTCACCGGCATCCTGGCGACGATGCCGTACATCGCGCTCCAGCTGGTCGGCATCCAGGCCGTGCTGGACGTGATGGGCGTCGGCGGCGGCGAGGACACCAACTGGTTCATCAAGGACCTGCCGCTGCTGATCGCGTTCGGTGTGCTGGCGGCGTACACGTACTCGTCGGGGCTGCGGGCCCCCGCGCTGATCGCGTTCGTCAAGGACACGCTGATCTACCTCGTCATCGCGGTGGCGATCATCTACATCCCGATCAAGCTGGGCGGCTTCGACGAGATCTTCGCCTCCGCGCGGGAGGCGTACAGCGAGACCAACCCGGCCACGGGCGCGCCGCGCGGTGCGCTGGTGCCGGGCGAGGCGGGCCAGTGGACGTACGCCACGCTGGCGCTGGGCTCGGCGCTCGCGCTGTTCATGTACCCGCACTCGATCACCGCGACGCTGTCCTCGCGCAGCCGTGAGGTGATCCGCCGCAACACCACGATCCTGCCGCTGTACTCCCTGATGCTGGGTCTGCTGGCGCTGCTCGGCTTCATGGCGATCGCGGCCGGCGTGAAGGTCAGCAACGGCCAGCTGGCGATCCCGCAGCTGTTCGAGAACATGTTCCCGGACTGGTTCGCGGGCGTGGCCTTCGCGGCGATCGGCATCGGCGCGCTGGTGCCGGCGGCGATCATGTCGATCGCGGCGGCGAACCTGTTCACCCGCAACATCTACAAGGACTTCATCAAGCCGGACGCGACCCCGGCGCAGGAGACCAAGGTCTCCAAGATCGTCTCGCTGCTGGTGAAGGTGGGCGCGCTGGTCTTCGTCCTGACCATGGACAAGACGGTCGCGATCAACTTCCAGCTGCTCGGCGGCATCTGGATCCTGCAGACCTTCCCGGCGCTGGTGGGCGGCCTGTTCACCCGCTGGTTCCACCGCTGGGCGCTGATCGGCGGCTGGGCGGTCGGCATGATCTACGGCACGGTCGCCGCCTACGGGGTGGCCTCGCCCACGCAGAAGCACTTCGGCGGTTCGGCCAAGGAGATCCCGGGCATCGGCGAGATCGGCTACATCGGTCTCACCGCCTTCGTCATCAACGTCCTGGTGACGGTGGTCCTCACCTTCGTCATGCGGGCCGTCAAGGCGCCCGAGGGCGTCGACGAGACCAAGCCGCAGGACTACACGGCGGACGCGGGCGACCCCGGCGTCGAGGTGGAGCTCCCGCCGGCCACGGCGGGCAGCACGCACTGA